A genomic window from Aquitalea aquatilis includes:
- the aceF gene encoding dihydrolipoyllysine-residue acetyltransferase, producing the protein MSNLIELKVPDIGGHSNVDIIEVFITVGQTVAVDDSLITLETDKATMEVPAEAAGVVKEVKAVLGGKISEGDVIAIIEVAATAAAPAPAAAVAAPVAPAAAPVAVAAAAAATPAAPAASGRIDIVVPDIGGHNGVDVIEVSVKVGDVISVDDSLITLETDKATMEVPSTAAGKVVEVKVAVGGKVSQGDLIVVVEGAVAAAAAPVAAAVAAPAPVAAPAPVAAAPAVVAPAAASTSLPAINEASFSKAHAGPSVRRLARELGVDLGRVKGSGRKGRIIDADVKAFVKGVLQNPVAAAPAAAAGSGVGLDLLPWPKVDFAKFGPIETKPLSRIQKISGANLSRNWVMIPHVTFNDECDITELEDFRKSIGKEWEKSGLKISPLAFIIKAAAEALKAFPNFNSSLDGDNLVLKQYYHIGFAADTPNGLVVPVIKDADKKGLKQIAQELTNLSALARDGKLKPTDMQGATFTISSLGGIGGSSFTPIVNAPEVAILGVCKSQIKPIWNGKEFTPRLMCPLSLSFDHRVIDGAAAARFTVYLGKLLSDVRRLIL; encoded by the coding sequence ATGAGCAATCTGATCGAACTGAAAGTGCCCGACATCGGTGGGCACAGCAATGTAGACATTATCGAAGTGTTCATCACCGTGGGTCAGACCGTGGCGGTGGACGATTCGCTGATCACCCTGGAAACCGACAAGGCCACCATGGAAGTACCGGCCGAAGCCGCCGGCGTGGTCAAGGAAGTGAAAGCCGTGCTTGGCGGCAAGATTTCCGAAGGCGATGTGATTGCCATCATCGAAGTGGCAGCCACTGCAGCTGCGCCGGCACCGGCTGCCGCCGTTGCCGCTCCGGTAGCCCCAGCCGCTGCCCCGGTAGCCGTTGCTGCCGCAGCGGCCGCGACGCCTGCTGCACCGGCTGCCAGCGGCCGCATCGACATCGTGGTGCCGGATATCGGCGGCCACAACGGTGTGGACGTGATTGAAGTGTCGGTCAAGGTCGGCGATGTCATCAGTGTGGATGATTCGCTGATCACCCTGGAAACCGACAAGGCCACCATGGAAGTGCCGTCTACTGCTGCCGGCAAGGTGGTCGAAGTCAAAGTCGCTGTCGGCGGTAAAGTCAGCCAGGGTGACCTGATCGTGGTGGTGGAAGGCGCTGTTGCCGCCGCCGCTGCGCCGGTTGCTGCCGCTGTTGCTGCCCCCGCTCCCGTTGCTGCGCCGGCCCCGGTGGCTGCTGCGCCTGCTGTGGTAGCGCCGGCTGCGGCCAGCACCAGCCTGCCGGCCATCAACGAAGCCAGCTTCTCCAAAGCCCATGCCGGCCCGTCGGTACGCCGTCTGGCGCGTGAGCTGGGTGTGGATCTGGGCCGCGTCAAGGGCTCGGGCCGCAAGGGGCGCATCATTGATGCCGACGTGAAGGCCTTTGTGAAGGGCGTGCTGCAGAACCCGGTGGCTGCTGCGCCGGCTGCTGCTGCCGGTTCCGGCGTGGGTCTGGACCTGCTGCCGTGGCCGAAGGTGGATTTCGCCAAGTTCGGCCCGATCGAAACCAAGCCGCTGTCGCGCATCCAGAAGATTTCCGGTGCCAACCTCAGCCGCAACTGGGTGATGATCCCGCACGTGACGTTCAACGACGAGTGCGACATCACCGAGCTGGAAGACTTCCGCAAGAGCATTGGCAAGGAATGGGAAAAGTCCGGGCTGAAGATTTCGCCGCTGGCCTTCATCATCAAGGCCGCTGCTGAAGCGCTCAAGGCTTTCCCCAACTTCAACAGCTCGCTGGACGGCGACAATCTGGTACTCAAGCAGTACTACCACATTGGCTTTGCCGCAGACACGCCAAATGGCCTGGTCGTGCCGGTGATCAAGGACGCCGACAAGAAGGGCCTGAAGCAGATCGCCCAGGAACTGACCAATCTGTCCGCGCTGGCGCGTGACGGCAAGCTCAAGCCGACCGACATGCAGGGTGCCACCTTCACCATCTCCAGTCTGGGTGGCATTGGCGGCAGCAGCTTCACCCCCATCGTGAATGCGCCGGAAGTGGCCATCCTGGGTGTGTGCAAGTCGCAGATCAAGCCGATCTGGAATGGCAAGGAATTCACCCCGCGCCTGATGTGCCCGCTGTCGCTGTCCTTCGATCATCGCGTGATCGACGGTGCCGCCGCTGCACGCTTCACCGTGTATCTGGGCAAGCTGCTGTCCGACGTGCGTCGCCTGATCCTCTGA
- a CDS encoding M48 family metalloprotease, producing MKKTLLASLLAMTLLQPLAVYADLPSLPDLGEISDASLSMADEARIGRDFMRAMRDAGDVVEDAEVNDYINVLGHRLSATVRMPGLQLTYFVVNDKQINAFAMPGGYVGINSGLLVGTQSEGELASVVGHETAHVTQRHIARMKAASDATSPLLLLGTVLAAVLASRAGGSQASIGTLSAGLGLQISNQLSFSRDFEREADRVGMQYLAQGGFDVRAMPAFFQRLDAANRYSDNNAYAFLRTHPVTSQRISEAQNRALEYSVKMKADSTAYLLVREKLRVMTMSPDEAVRYYQTMLEKGQYLNEGAAWYGMSRAQLASHQLPAARSALAKAESRLPADPMLFGQDAAIAREGGDWSAALASLRRGQAQFKDSQPLQLAELDVLIDSGNRTGALALLRQLQSRYPRLAALYRSEAKLFADKDAQRYHAALGNAFYFERRYEAALEQFQFAAQAKGDDFYLRSSIEARMREVEKMLKEEKKDSGK from the coding sequence ATGAAAAAAACCTTGCTGGCCAGCCTGCTGGCCATGACCCTGTTGCAACCGCTGGCTGTCTATGCCGATCTGCCTTCCCTGCCTGATCTGGGCGAGATATCCGATGCGTCCTTGTCGATGGCCGACGAAGCCCGTATCGGGCGCGATTTCATGCGTGCCATGCGCGATGCCGGCGATGTGGTGGAGGATGCCGAGGTCAACGACTACATCAATGTCCTGGGACACCGGCTGTCAGCCACAGTACGCATGCCGGGCCTGCAGCTCACTTATTTTGTCGTCAACGACAAGCAGATCAACGCCTTTGCCATGCCCGGCGGCTATGTCGGCATCAATAGCGGCCTGCTGGTCGGCACCCAAAGCGAGGGCGAGCTGGCTTCGGTGGTGGGGCATGAAACCGCCCACGTTACCCAGCGCCATATCGCGCGCATGAAGGCCGCCAGCGACGCCACCAGCCCCTTGCTGCTGTTGGGGACGGTGCTGGCTGCGGTACTCGCGTCGCGTGCCGGCGGTAGCCAGGCCTCCATTGGCACCTTGTCGGCCGGATTGGGCTTGCAGATATCCAATCAGCTGTCATTCTCGCGCGATTTCGAACGCGAAGCCGACCGTGTCGGCATGCAATACCTGGCCCAGGGCGGTTTCGACGTGCGTGCCATGCCGGCCTTCTTCCAGCGGCTGGATGCGGCCAACCGCTATAGCGACAACAACGCCTATGCTTTTCTGCGCACCCATCCGGTGACTTCGCAGCGCATCAGCGAGGCGCAGAATCGCGCACTGGAATACTCGGTGAAAATGAAGGCGGACAGCACCGCCTACCTGCTGGTGCGGGAAAAACTGCGTGTCATGACCATGTCGCCGGACGAGGCGGTGCGCTATTACCAGACCATGCTGGAAAAAGGCCAGTATCTCAATGAGGGAGCCGCGTGGTACGGGATGTCGCGCGCGCAACTGGCCAGTCATCAGTTGCCAGCCGCACGCAGCGCACTGGCCAAGGCGGAAAGCCGCTTGCCGGCTGATCCCATGCTATTCGGGCAGGATGCGGCCATCGCCCGCGAGGGCGGAGACTGGAGTGCTGCCCTGGCCAGCCTGCGCCGTGGACAGGCGCAGTTCAAAGACAGCCAGCCCTTGCAATTGGCCGAGCTGGATGTCCTTATAGATAGCGGCAACCGCACGGGAGCACTGGCTTTGCTGCGCCAGCTGCAAAGCCGCTATCCGCGCTTGGCCGCGTTGTATCGCAGCGAGGCCAAGCTGTTTGCCGACAAGGATGCCCAGCGCTATCACGCGGCCCTGGGCAATGCCTTCTACTTCGAGCGGCGCTACGAGGCCGCTCTGGAGCAGTTCCAGTTTGCCGCGCAAGCCAAGGGCGATGACTTCTATCTGCGTTCTTCCATCGAAGCGCGCATGCGCGAAGTTGAAAAAATGCTGAAAGAAGAAAAGAAGGACTCGGGGAAGTAA
- the aceE gene encoding pyruvate dehydrogenase (acetyl-transferring), homodimeric type yields the protein MAATFPDDIDPLETQEWTEALESVLDTEGSERAHFLLENLVERTRRRGAYLPFDATTAYQNTIPVGKEQKSPGNHEMEHRIRSINRWNAAALVLRAGKKNLELGGHIASFQSSATLYDVGFNHFWRAPNDEQDGDLIYFQGHIAPGVYSRAFLEGRLSEAQLDSFRQEVDGDGLSSYPHPWLMDDFWQFPTVSMGLGPLMAIYQARFLKYLESRGLARTPGRKVWCFCGDGEMDEPESLGAISMAAREGLDNLIFVINCNLQRLDGPVRGNGKIIQELEGDFRGSGWNVLKVIWGSRWDPLLAMDTKGLLKKRMNECVDGDYQTFKSKDGAYVREHFFGKYPELREMVANMSDDEIWALNRGGHDPHKVYAAYHEATHNANGRPTVILAKTIKGYGMGSSGEAQNIAHQAKKMDIDSLRKFRDRFGIPVSDADLPNVPYYKPAEDSPEMKYMRERRAALGGYLPARKPVKAPLAIPGLHVFDSQLGDSGEREFSTTMAFVRMLGTLLKDKNISKQIVPIVPDESRTFGMEGMFRQYGIWSTQGQNYVPQDADQLMFYKESKDGQMLQEGINEPGAMSSWIAAATSYANHGIPMIPFYIYYSMFGFQRIGDLAWAAGDMRARGFMLGGTAGRTTLNGEGLQHEDGHSHIQAGLIPNCVSYDPTFAYELAVILQDGLRRMYGEQEDVFYYITLMNENYTHPAMPQGAEQGIIKGMYLLKDGGDAKVKVQLMGSGTILREVMAAADLLRNDFGIASDIWSVTSFNELRRDGMEASRFNLLHPTEAARKSFVEQQLEGRSGPVIAATDYIRNYADQIREYVPGRYVVLGTDGFGRSDSRAKLREFFEVDRHYVAVAALSALAREGKIEAAKVAEAIAKYGIKADKLPSWKA from the coding sequence ATGGCTGCAACCTTCCCTGACGATATCGATCCCCTGGAAACCCAGGAGTGGACTGAAGCGCTGGAGTCGGTTCTGGATACCGAAGGTTCCGAGCGTGCGCATTTCCTGCTGGAAAACCTGGTTGAGCGTACCCGCCGCCGCGGCGCTTACCTGCCCTTCGACGCGACCACCGCGTACCAGAACACCATCCCGGTAGGTAAAGAACAGAAATCCCCCGGTAATCACGAGATGGAGCACCGCATCCGCTCCATCAACCGCTGGAACGCCGCCGCACTGGTACTGCGCGCTGGCAAGAAAAACCTGGAACTGGGCGGCCATATCGCCAGCTTCCAATCCTCCGCCACCCTGTACGACGTGGGTTTCAACCACTTCTGGCGCGCTCCCAATGACGAGCAGGACGGTGACCTGATCTACTTCCAGGGCCACATTGCCCCGGGCGTGTATTCCCGTGCCTTCCTGGAAGGCCGCCTGTCCGAAGCGCAACTGGACAGCTTCCGCCAGGAAGTGGACGGCGATGGCCTGTCTTCCTACCCGCACCCGTGGCTGATGGATGACTTCTGGCAGTTCCCCACCGTATCCATGGGTCTTGGCCCGCTGATGGCCATCTATCAGGCACGTTTCCTCAAGTATCTGGAAAGCCGTGGCCTGGCCCGCACGCCGGGTCGCAAGGTATGGTGCTTCTGCGGTGACGGTGAGATGGACGAACCGGAATCCCTGGGTGCCATCTCCATGGCTGCCCGCGAAGGCCTGGACAACCTGATTTTCGTCATCAACTGCAACCTGCAGCGCCTGGACGGCCCGGTACGCGGCAATGGCAAGATCATCCAGGAACTGGAAGGCGACTTCCGTGGTTCCGGCTGGAACGTGCTGAAAGTGATCTGGGGCAGCCGCTGGGATCCGCTGCTGGCCATGGACACCAAGGGCCTGCTCAAGAAGCGCATGAACGAATGCGTGGATGGCGACTACCAGACCTTCAAATCCAAGGACGGTGCCTACGTTCGCGAACACTTCTTCGGCAAATACCCGGAGCTGCGCGAAATGGTGGCCAATATGTCCGATGATGAAATCTGGGCATTGAACCGTGGCGGTCACGATCCGCACAAGGTATACGCCGCCTACCACGAGGCCACCCACAACGCCAACGGTCGTCCGACCGTGATCCTGGCCAAGACCATCAAGGGCTATGGCATGGGTTCGTCGGGCGAAGCGCAGAACATTGCGCACCAGGCCAAGAAGATGGATATCGACAGCCTGCGCAAATTCCGCGACCGCTTTGGTATCCCGGTATCCGATGCCGACCTGCCGAACGTACCGTACTACAAGCCGGCCGAAGACAGCCCGGAAATGAAGTACATGCGCGAACGCCGCGCCGCGCTGGGTGGCTACCTGCCGGCCCGCAAGCCGGTGAAGGCTCCGCTGGCCATCCCGGGCCTGCACGTGTTCGACAGCCAGCTGGGTGATTCGGGCGAACGCGAGTTCTCCACCACCATGGCCTTCGTGCGCATGCTGGGCACCCTGCTGAAAGACAAGAACATCAGCAAGCAGATCGTACCGATCGTGCCGGATGAATCCCGCACCTTCGGCATGGAAGGCATGTTCCGCCAGTACGGCATCTGGTCCACCCAGGGTCAGAACTACGTACCGCAAGATGCCGACCAGCTGATGTTCTACAAGGAGTCCAAAGACGGCCAGATGCTGCAGGAAGGCATCAACGAGCCGGGCGCGATGTCCTCGTGGATTGCCGCAGCCACCAGCTACGCCAACCACGGCATCCCGATGATTCCGTTCTACATCTACTACTCGATGTTCGGTTTCCAGCGTATCGGTGACCTGGCCTGGGCAGCTGGCGACATGCGCGCCCGTGGCTTCATGCTGGGCGGCACTGCCGGCCGTACCACCCTGAACGGTGAAGGCCTGCAGCACGAAGACGGCCACAGCCACATCCAGGCTGGCCTGATCCCCAACTGCGTGTCCTATGACCCGACCTTCGCCTACGAGCTGGCAGTCATCCTGCAGGACGGTCTGCGCCGCATGTATGGCGAACAGGAAGACGTGTTCTATTACATCACCCTGATGAACGAGAACTACACCCACCCGGCCATGCCGCAAGGCGCCGAGCAGGGCATCATCAAGGGCATGTACCTGCTGAAGGACGGCGGCGACGCCAAGGTGAAGGTACAGCTGATGGGTTCCGGCACCATCCTGCGTGAAGTGATGGCCGCTGCCGACCTGCTGCGCAACGATTTCGGCATCGCCTCCGACATCTGGAGCGTGACTTCCTTCAACGAACTGCGTCGCGACGGCATGGAAGCTTCCCGCTTCAACCTGCTGCACCCGACCGAAGCGGCCCGCAAGTCCTTTGTCGAGCAACAGCTGGAAGGCCGCAGCGGTCCGGTGATTGCCGCTACCGACTACATCCGCAACTACGCTGACCAGATCCGCGAATACGTACCGGGTCGCTACGTGGTACTGGGCACCGACGGTTTCGGCCGCTCCGACAGCCGCGCCAAGCTGCGCGAGTTCTTCGAAGTGGATCGTCACTACGTCGCCGTGGCTGCCCTGTCCGCCCTGGCCCGTGAAGGCAAGATCGAAGCGGCCAAGGTGGCCGAAGCGATTGCCAAGTACGGCATCAAGGCTGACAAGCTGCCTTCCTGGAAGGCCTAA
- the lpdA gene encoding dihydrolipoyl dehydrogenase, whose amino-acid sequence MSNLIELKVPDIGGHSNVDVIEVFVKPGDVVSKDDSLITLETDKATMEVPAETAGVVKEVKVAVGSKVSEGDVIVIVEAAAAASAAPAEAKPLETTGVASAHTQAGFAPPAAPMAASHGGGADIECDVMVLGGGPGGYSAAFRAADLGQKVVIVERYSTLGGVCLNVGCIPSKALLHNAAVIDEVSHLAANGIKFGKPEVDIDLLRGYKEKVISKLTGGLAGMAKARKVQIVRGNGRFIDPHHLEVSVTSGNGREESGEKTIIKFSNAIIAAGSRVVKLPFIPDDPRVVDSTGALELKAVPEKMLIIGGGIIGLEMGTVYSTLGARLDVVEMLDGLMQGADRDLVKVWQKWNAHRFDNIMLNTKTVAVEPKEDGVYVTFEGEQAPKEPQRYDLVLYATGRAPNGKLLAAENAGVAVTDRGFIPVDKQQRTNVPHIYAIGDIVGQPMLAHKGVHEGHVAAENCAGHKAFFDARVIPGVAYTDPEVAWVGMTEDEAKKQGIKVEKSVFPWAASGRAIANGRDEGFTKLIFDPATHQVIGGGIVGPHAGDMIGEICLAIEMGCDAEDIAKTIHPHPTMGESIGMAAEVFEGSCTDLPPQRKK is encoded by the coding sequence ATGAGCAATCTGATTGAACTGAAAGTCCCGGATATCGGCGGCCACAGCAATGTGGACGTGATCGAAGTCTTTGTGAAACCGGGCGATGTGGTGAGCAAGGACGACAGTCTCATCACCCTGGAAACCGACAAGGCCACCATGGAAGTACCGGCGGAAACCGCTGGCGTGGTGAAGGAAGTCAAAGTGGCCGTAGGCAGCAAGGTGAGCGAGGGCGATGTGATCGTCATCGTGGAAGCCGCTGCCGCAGCCAGCGCCGCCCCGGCTGAAGCCAAACCGCTGGAAACCACCGGTGTGGCATCCGCCCACACCCAGGCCGGTTTTGCCCCGCCGGCAGCGCCAATGGCCGCCAGCCATGGTGGTGGTGCCGATATCGAATGCGACGTGATGGTACTGGGCGGTGGCCCTGGTGGTTATTCCGCCGCCTTCCGTGCCGCCGACCTGGGCCAGAAAGTGGTCATCGTCGAGCGTTACTCCACCCTGGGTGGCGTGTGCCTGAACGTGGGTTGCATTCCGTCCAAGGCACTGCTGCACAATGCCGCGGTGATCGACGAAGTCAGCCATCTGGCGGCCAACGGCATCAAGTTCGGCAAGCCGGAAGTGGATATCGACCTGTTGCGCGGCTACAAGGAAAAGGTCATCAGCAAGCTGACCGGTGGCCTGGCTGGCATGGCCAAGGCCCGCAAGGTGCAGATCGTGCGCGGCAATGGCCGCTTCATCGATCCGCATCACCTGGAAGTGTCGGTGACTTCCGGCAATGGCCGCGAAGAGTCCGGTGAGAAAACCATCATCAAGTTCAGCAACGCCATCATCGCCGCGGGTTCGCGCGTAGTGAAGCTGCCCTTCATTCCGGACGATCCGCGTGTGGTGGACTCCACCGGCGCACTGGAACTGAAAGCCGTACCGGAAAAAATGCTGATCATCGGTGGCGGCATTATCGGTCTGGAAATGGGTACGGTGTATTCCACGCTGGGCGCGCGCCTGGACGTGGTGGAAATGCTGGACGGCCTGATGCAGGGGGCTGACCGCGATCTGGTCAAGGTATGGCAGAAGTGGAATGCCCATCGCTTCGACAACATCATGCTGAACACCAAAACCGTGGCGGTGGAGCCTAAGGAAGACGGCGTGTACGTCACCTTCGAGGGCGAACAGGCCCCGAAAGAACCGCAGCGCTACGACCTGGTGCTGTATGCGACTGGCCGTGCACCGAATGGCAAGCTGCTGGCAGCAGAAAACGCCGGCGTGGCCGTGACCGACCGTGGCTTTATCCCGGTGGACAAGCAGCAGCGCACCAACGTGCCGCACATCTACGCCATTGGTGACATCGTCGGTCAGCCGATGCTGGCGCACAAGGGCGTGCATGAAGGCCACGTGGCGGCGGAAAACTGCGCCGGGCACAAGGCCTTCTTCGATGCGCGCGTGATTCCGGGTGTGGCCTATACCGATCCGGAAGTGGCTTGGGTAGGCATGACCGAAGACGAAGCCAAGAAGCAGGGTATCAAGGTGGAGAAATCCGTCTTCCCGTGGGCGGCTTCCGGTCGCGCCATTGCCAACGGTCGTGACGAAGGCTTTACCAAGCTGATTTTCGACCCGGCGACCCACCAGGTGATCGGTGGCGGCATTGTCGGCCCGCACGCCGGCGACATGATTGGCGAAATCTGCCTGGCGATTGAAATGGGCTGCGATGCAGAAGACATCGCCAAGACCATTCACCCGCACCCGACCATGGGCGAATCCATCGGCATGGCTGCCGAAGTGTTCGAAGGCAGCTGCACCGACCTGCCGCCGCAGCGCAAGAAGTAA
- a CDS encoding autotransporter assembly complex protein TamA, with product MLPRTHPLALSSAFALALCAAPAWAKVDYTVSVEAPAALATLLNEHLELISARNDADLDDFQLQAIIKETPSAAQALLETEGYFSARIHVEEQGAQHYVLKVEAGEPVIIDDVTLQLNGPIRQQADYQQRLATVLEAWALPMGAPYRQDDWSSSKRAILRLLTIDRFPLARIVKSQADIDPQTHRGQLLVQVDSGPQISFGPTHISGNRRYPLNVATGLADFRQGDPYQQKKLLDYQSALEQSPHYSGVVVSADMARIEQDQVPVEVSLTEFPKQKLELGLTYDSEDGPGTRIGYDYYNLFGKGWTGSVLLDWKNSDRNLSFGLGFPRQANGYSHSITSSFKQTDIQGVKTTTVDAGAWRIRSHDKINARFGVEFIQEKETIGNTPSNNTRALLGAFGWTRRDVDDPLRPRSGTLLDVSLSSTLGSLLSTTSFVRGYVRGVSYWSPWPKYGTLLTRLELGQVWAKDSDEVPSSQLFRAGGSNSVRGYDYQSLGLPGPDGAVVGGRVVATATLEYQIPVAKDWAVALFHDAGNAAQSWQSFRLEHANGVGLRWLSPVAPLSMDIAKAEKDGKLRWNMSLGLAF from the coding sequence ATGCTGCCACGAACCCATCCCCTTGCCTTGTCATCCGCTTTCGCCCTCGCGCTGTGCGCTGCACCGGCATGGGCCAAGGTGGATTACACCGTCAGTGTGGAAGCACCGGCGGCGCTCGCCACTCTGCTAAATGAGCACCTGGAGTTGATCTCCGCCCGCAACGATGCGGATCTGGATGATTTCCAGCTGCAAGCCATCATCAAGGAAACCCCCTCCGCCGCGCAGGCACTGCTGGAAACCGAAGGTTATTTTTCTGCCCGCATCCACGTGGAAGAGCAGGGGGCACAGCACTATGTGCTGAAGGTGGAGGCCGGCGAGCCGGTCATCATCGACGATGTCACGCTGCAGCTGAATGGGCCGATTCGCCAGCAGGCCGATTATCAGCAAAGGCTGGCTACGGTGCTGGAAGCCTGGGCGCTGCCGATGGGCGCGCCTTACCGCCAGGACGACTGGAGCAGCAGCAAGCGTGCTATCTTGCGCTTGCTCACCATCGACCGTTTCCCGCTGGCCCGCATCGTCAAAAGCCAGGCCGATATCGACCCACAAACCCATCGTGGCCAGTTGCTGGTACAGGTGGACAGCGGGCCACAGATTAGCTTCGGCCCCACCCATATCAGCGGCAACCGGCGCTATCCGCTGAATGTGGCCACCGGACTGGCCGATTTCCGCCAGGGTGACCCCTATCAGCAGAAGAAGCTGCTGGATTATCAGTCGGCGCTGGAACAGTCTCCGCATTACTCCGGCGTGGTGGTCAGTGCCGACATGGCGCGTATCGAGCAGGATCAGGTGCCGGTGGAAGTCAGCCTGACCGAATTTCCCAAGCAGAAGCTGGAGCTGGGTCTGACTTACGACTCGGAAGACGGTCCGGGTACCCGTATCGGTTATGACTACTACAATCTGTTCGGCAAGGGCTGGACCGGTTCGGTATTGCTGGACTGGAAAAACAGCGACCGCAATCTCAGCTTTGGTCTGGGCTTCCCGCGCCAGGCCAATGGCTACTCGCACTCCATTACTTCCTCGTTCAAGCAAACCGATATCCAGGGCGTGAAAACCACCACGGTGGACGCCGGTGCCTGGCGCATCCGCTCGCATGACAAGATCAATGCCCGCTTCGGGGTGGAGTTCATCCAGGAAAAGGAAACCATCGGCAACACGCCCAGTAACAATACCCGGGCGCTGCTGGGGGCATTCGGCTGGACCCGGCGCGATGTGGACGACCCGCTGCGCCCGCGTTCCGGCACGCTGCTGGATGTTTCGCTGTCCAGCACGCTGGGTTCCTTGTTGTCGACCACCAGCTTTGTGCGCGGTTATGTGCGCGGCGTGAGTTACTGGAGCCCCTGGCCCAAATACGGCACCTTGCTGACCAGGCTGGAGCTGGGGCAGGTGTGGGCCAAGGACAGCGATGAAGTGCCGTCTTCCCAGCTATTCCGTGCCGGTGGTTCCAATAGCGTGCGTGGTTACGACTACCAGAGCCTGGGCCTGCCTGGCCCGGATGGTGCGGTGGTGGGCGGACGGGTGGTGGCGACGGCTACGCTGGAATATCAGATTCCGGTGGCCAAGGACTGGGCCGTTGCCCTGTTCCACGATGCCGGTAATGCTGCCCAAAGCTGGCAAAGCTTCAGACTTGAGCATGCCAATGGTGTCGGTCTGCGCTGGCTGAGCCCGGTAGCGCCCTTGTCGATGGATATCGCCAAGGCCGAGAAAGACGGCAAATTGCGCTGGAATATGAGCCTGGGGCTGGCATTCTGA